The region gattatttttaaaatacctcacttttcaaatatatttacaataaatttgtcaattttttcataattttccaCTCTACACTAACAACAAACATATCTACAAAAATATCTACAAAAATATCTACTATATATAGAAGTATTatatcattttaagttaaaattttaaatagccACACTATCTTTTCTCTCTCCCAGTTGTTTTTCTGTTCGTCTCTTTCGTTTGTTTTTCCGTTCgtgcttccgttcgtctacttccgatgagTTTCTCGTCTCTTTCGAtggcttttccgttcgtctcttccatTCGCGCTATGAATTTCTCAAcatcgtttttaaattttttataattttttagattttttgtgatgatttaaatattttgtaaataaattattatagatctatgatttttttgtttataaaattattttattattaatataattattttgtttttctcatATTCgtagatttgtttatttattttaatgctactgattttgtaaagaacgaattgatttatatttgcagtgtttttataatgtatttacgttatattgtatttttggtgtatttatagtgtatttttggtgttttcagtaaatttatgtttttttgatGTATTTCTGCCGCTTTATAGTTTATCTATACTGTATTTGCAGTGcttatggtgcatttgcagtatttttatggtatacaccataaaacactacaaaatgccataaatacactatatatacactataaaaacactaaaaaaacacaataagTACATTACAATACACCTTTGTTATACTAAACGATatgataaaaagataaaaataaaataccagaaaaaaaaatcattaaaaagtgaaagtaggtatttgtaaaatttaaaaaaaaagaaggtattttttaaaaaaaaataggaaaataaagttaaaaaaaataatataaattttaaataaaataaaaaatagtatagCGTAAGAAATTCCCTCTAATAAAAAACGGAAGaagtatatttaattattttaatagttattGGTTTTACTATGGGTAACCATGTTCCGAATTTTTCTAGAAAAAATAACTGGATTGCTAAACACCGCCCTtttttacttagcaccgcacaACCACATTACATTTTTGcccttttcactttttgaatagaaaaccaactcataaacaaaaaacataaatcctctcaactcattcaactctattcaaattcatattttacgaaaatgtCGGATTCCGAACGAGATGAAAATcgccataatcttctaaatgAATCTGCAAAATATAAATACTTACGTTTAACAAATCGTAATAATATGTAATACAAAGTCGTAATAATATGCAATAAAAAATcactgtaattattaaaaaaaaatcattttaacttttttttttaaaaaaaaaaattaatttttggccGCGACGTTTCGGTCGCGGCTGGAAAAGGGGGACGCCGGCGTCCTCTCCAGAAGAGTGGACGCCGGCGTTcggcgtcccctctagaggaggggacgccaatTTTCGCCGAACGTCCTCTCcagaagaggggacgccgaaaattggcgtcccctcctctagaggggacattggttttcggcgtcccctcttctgGAGAGGACGCCGAACGTCCTCTCTAGAAGAGAGGACGCCGAAAATTGGCGTCCCCTCCTTTAGAGGGGACGTTGGTTTTCACGTcctctcctctggagaggacgccgAATTCCAGCGTCCcttcctctggagaggacgtgaaaCGCAATCGTCCccctttaaaaattttaaataaaaatttaaaaaaactattttttatctcggaaaagccggaaaaacttgtttccgaacgtcgatattcgtttcccgacgaattatactcgttatccgtcattttactcgactttttacgtagttgttcgagtgtgttcgaatgagttaagagaactttttttttgaaattttgctagaggggcagaaatgtcttttgcctgtgcggtgctaagtaaaagcgggcggcgaatagcaatacccaaaaataaaataaaagagccCAGTTTTAATGTTATTCTtctctaaataaataaaagaagcaAAATTTTGAACAAAAGAACAGCATTAATAGTACATTGATGAGCTGGTGGCCTGAGAGAAGGCGTGAAATATCCTGCCGACACATATTGGTTGTTTTTTTTCCATTTACATcatcaattaaatttttctttGAAAGCCTAcacttattattatttaattttagtttttatattcatttaatAAAGGTTAGTATAAAATAAATGTGATATAACgacatttttatctatttatatgGAATAGTTGTCGAAATCTTCCgggaaaattttatttatttaaggattagtaaactctaacttaattttaaactcaaattgattaatttttttaagcttgttgaaatttaatttgttaatcaCCGAAAATCTGATTGGAATCttaataaaatcttaaaaaagcTAATGCTTAACCTAAATACGAatgtaacattataaatgtgGAGTTGATATTTTGCTTATTAAGAGATGATAATGTGGTCTGTATTACAATTCTACATCAATTCTTTTGATAGATTGCATTGGTACCGACCAGTAAccaacaaattaattattttatttaaaatatagtatCATTTTCGAGTGTGTTTCTAAAATTGGATAAAAATTCAGtaatttcataactttttaactttttaaataattaaattttttggataTAGAAAAACTATACCCGAAAATACGGACAATAAAGAAAGTACTAAACAATGCCATTCCAACGAAAAAGAGTGCTATAAAAAATGACTTCAATCATCATCATCTCCAATCGATTTGCATTGCATTTCATGATTAAAAAAACTTTGGTTAcggaaaagaaaaacaaacataaattaaagaacccaaaaataaataaatcacatTAAACAAATTTGGCTTAAGATAGCAAATGCTTCGTGGCATATCTACATAAGCCCATTTAACTTTGACGTGAGAGTCACGACAGCCCTAAAAGTAGGATACAAGCCATTGAAACCTCACCAActctttcatctttttttttgctTACCTGGACATTAATGACACGTAGGCTTAGCCTTTGTGATCactttatttcatttaatattaaataaacctaattttacaaaatataattatatgtatTTATAATTTCTGATTTTTTGTGATATAAGAAAATCCAATTGGATTTTGTACTTCAATAATTGCTAGGAAATAAATGAatatattgaaaagaaaaactTAGGTTAGTACAATAGTTCTCATGTATGCTATGTTAACATGTCGGTGCCAATTATCATATTCTATTAATTGGCTAATATTGgcactttttcaaaaaaaaaaattagtcatggattttataaattgtaagttaatacaaattttaccgtcaatgaatatatatatattaagctcatttgaataaataaaacttacatttttagtctttttttaattttctcatttttcatGGATTTGGACTTCACATATGGAGAGTAAATcaagtaaaaatattataaccAATATGTTGTGTCATGATTATGACTTAAATAAtggattaaaaacaaaaataaacgttaaTACAAGTTTAAATTAAGAAATCACAAAAATAAGTGATTGTGTATGCGTTGTTGGTACAATGATAATGATGTCAATATGAAATTTGGAACTAATGAAgtgtatattatttaatattcctAGTCAAATGATTCCAAAATGTGTTGaggaatatatttttatacatgttATAatcctttcaaattttaatattcagaaataaaccaaatattataatttcaaGCAAAACACTCTCTAAAAAATCACAATAAATTAGCGACAAATTTTCCATCTCCGATGAATTGCATATTTAGCAACGGAAATAATAAAATTGGACGAAAAGTTATTATTGTGAAATTAGCTTTAAAATGATTGTCtgataaataaaacaattgGAATTAGgaattaataaactaatttagAGTCCGAATCATGAagagaatttaattatttttagatgAAGTAATTGAAAGTTGAAACTAACACAATGGTGACCTTATATCTAAATGAGAATTAGCATCACACAACAcgagcaatttttttttttatttttgtgtggGTTAAGGTGGCAATTTCATTTCTTAATTTTAgaaaacgttttgtttattattcaaaaatattttcagaaacGTTTCCTAACAAAGACCTGAAAAGGCAAGCATTGATCAAGAGGAACTTGTCTGGTGAATGTTAATGACACATACCAactcggctaataatcacctacAGCCCCTGATTTTAGGGGTAtcttacgacaaaccccctgataaaaaaaaacgatcagtaaaccccctaatcTTTCCATCCCGTTTCTGGATTTGTATGTTAAGTTTAATTAACTTAtacttttatcattttaatcaattaaaaaatatattttatatttcatgTAAAACACGGATAAAATTGTACAAAATGAATAAACTTAAATATCGGAATAGCCCAGTTTTTATTAAttgacataaaaaaaacattatccttaattaatatgaaaataattaagaGTATCGTtcttaattaaacaaaataaatcaatgTGAATTAATTGATTATGATGCACAAATTTAAAAACGGCAATAAACTTTTGGTTCTTTTATTATTCATTGAGCCCATATatctttatgatttttttatttactaaaaaaaactaagtttttatctaaaataataataataataacttttcGTCTAAATATGATATGATCGCATAGAAATTTGAATTCAAAATCTTATACAATTTTCATAGAAAAATATGAATCTGATTATTCGCTGGTAAATCAAAATGatcacattttaattttttaaaacatttcatgCAATTAATGGACCCCTACTTTAATACTACTATTTCTATGATGTTTCAACTAAGAAGTAAGAACCCTGTGGCTGAAAGAGGGACtttgtatctctcaaacaattttttttgcaCTGCTTCCTTTTGAACAATGATTGTCAGGGCATATTTGAAATTAATGTttagaaaaaaatgtaaaaattttcCCATTTGtttgtattaattaaatatttttttatttttaaaaatgttttattatttatttctatttgattttttaaatttgaccGTGCTAGatattttctttaatataaGTCAGCATTAACTGTAATTTGTGTCTTGTATCAAATTGCATCATGAATATAACATATTTTGTCAAAGAAAAATCATGAATACACTCCAAATTGCCAACTCTACCATATAAATGAGTAATATGATATCCAAATTGCCATTTATACCCCAAACAACTGAACAAGTGAATGAACATGTTTAGAACTGAAAATCagtcatttattttaataaaaaaaaatcttcagtTCATAATAaccaaataattatatatctttTCAGAgactaaaagaaattaaaatctaaccaaataactgattttttttaaatagatgtTGAAAAGCTAACGACTGCATTAACCATAACAATATGCAATAAAGACAAATTAAACTAAACagaatttaatttgtttcataaaataaaataaatgtaaaatcaATACAGGAAAATGCCAATATACAGAACAAGAATAGAGTCAAAAATCATATAACCAATTAAATCCAAGCTCTTTGCCATATTTggtgaaaaaaaaactaacaagAGAATTCCAAAATGTTGCTAATTAgtcctttaaaattttataattaactcTCTAATTGTACAAATAAAGGCTAGAATCTAACAATACTTTATGAACTCAAGTTTTAGGTAAGGCGCAATTTAATgcaacaattaatttttttggatcaTGTAACTAATCTAACCAACATATTAATGGTTAAAATTGTGTTTTCACCAAATAGTTATAAATACTCTTTTAAACTatgattttttcatttaaaattttacctaTAAATAGCTTTTATATGAACATTACTTTACATCTAATATTGTTTTTCTAATCAAATTACTTTGAAATTTTCTTCATGAAAATGAAACTTTTAAACAATACACAAAATTACGTCATACTTTTTATTTTCCACCATTAATTAGTCTTTAATTAAATAGTTTTTTCGCTTAGTATATACTATTGTTAACCAATAAGCATGCAAAATAGTCAATGAgtcaacaaatttaaaaatagaaaaaacaaaacaaaattttgaaatatagattttgttttcttttattcaaaCAGGGGCAAAATGGTAAAATATGGAAAACTGTCGGCTCTATTTAATCATGGTTAAATATAACCAGAGTGAGAGGTTACCTTACCTTACCTCTATTATAGTACGGATCGCTCGTGACTCGTGAGTTGCTAATTCGAGCGTCGGTGACTctgttaaatttaatttcattttaaagagagaaaaaaaagattaaatagaaagagaaaataaatacagAGAAAGCGAGAGAGATAGAgatttgatatatataaaaaggctatggaagaagaagaagcaaacGGCAACAACATTGCAACAAACGCATTTTTTcagaattgaatttttttagagagagaaggaaatttttagagagagaatttGAAGAGATTAGAATGGGAGATTCAAGCGACTCGTCGTCTTCCTCTGTTTCTATTGACGTGGAAACTCTCTCCGGAAAGGTAATTAAGAACGAATTACATTCACATTGACGAAGCAAATGTGTTTTGATTGCGTGTTTGGTTGCTGAGAAAATTGTGcggaaatgaaatgaaatgataatttgtttttttcataaatgCGAATAgcattttttgaaattgttgCAGCTTTTTATTTAATGTCTTGTAACAAATATCATGTTTAGATAAGTTATCTTGTGCTTTATTATGCAGCAAATTGAATGAAATTATGAatgatatgtatttttttaaagctAATTTGAGGTTTGTTAGTATAATTAACTGTACTGGCTAGTTGTTTCGAATTCGGAGTATAATAAAAATCTTATTGCGTAGATGATCAAAATTTGGTTAGGCTTCATGAGGAAGTAATTTTTGCACATGCAAATCATTCGGTTAGCATTGGCAGAATAATTATTTGATCAGTCAAGTTTTTAATACcgtttattttttcaaaattagttCATAACAATCCTACACACTTGCTTTATGATAATtctaatatttgaaaaaaaatgaatttcgGATATTTAGGTAAGGTGATAGCTGTTAAGTTGTGTTTATAATGGAGTGAAGAAATAATTTGGTGAATTTTCTTGCAGGAATTTTTTGTTAAGACTCGCTATGGATGTGTATCTGTTTCTGTATATGGAGACCAGGACAAGCCAGCTCTTATTACATATCCTGATTTAGCTTTAAATTGTGAGTATACCACTAGAAAGAATTATTGACCAAACGGTCACGTAATTGTGGAGAGATGTGGAAGTTTTGATTGTGTTATCATTAAAATTCTGGCTTCCAGATAGCTGTTGAATGCTAATTCTGGTTCTATCTAGAATTTCTAGTTTTGGATTAAAAGTTTCAAGGATATATATGGAAATTTCTTTGTTTGCTTGCTctatttattgttaatttagaGGGAAATATGATTGGCAATGATTGCTTTTTCCGGAAAGTACCAACTGGACTCCAACTTAAACTTTGTCTTTGTATGCAACAGATATGTCCTGCTTTCAAGGTTTATTTTTTTGTCCGGAAGCATACTCTTTGCTCCTTCACAATTTTTGCGTATACCACATTAATCCTCCTGGGCATGAGGTTTGTAGCTTGATCACTTCATTATAAAATCCGGTTGTAGtgcattttttaacaaaaatgccTGCGGCTGTTGTAATTATCTTTATTGGTGAATACTCCACCTCTATTTGTTTCTTATTTGGCACTTTCTTCAAGAACTATTGCAGTTAGGAGCTGCCGCAATTAGCCTTGACGAACCTGTGCTTTCTGTTGATGATTTGGCTGACCAAATACTAGAGATTCTCAATTATTTTGGGTAATCATGTTACTCACAAACTTAAacttctcttttaaattttGGCTGACTAGAAGTTTGCTATACAGCATTGTCTTCTGCTTCAGATGCattgtgcaataatttttctcattCCTCTTGAATATCCCCAATATCACGGCCTCTTTTAATTTGCTTATTTGGTGAATACAAGGAAACAATCTTATTTTGTTCATCCATCATTTCCCTTTTCAGACTTGGAGCGGTGATGTGTATGGGAGTCACAGCCGGAGCTTATGTTCTTACTCTTTTTGCTGTATGCTTCTTGACTTATTTGTTAATGATACTGAGTTATTTTTGACTCATGGATTCACCGATCTTGATTTTGTCTAACTTGCAACAGATGAAACACAGGCAGCGTGTTCTTGGTTTGATACTCATTTCTCCCCTTTGCCAAGAACCCTCATGGACAGAATGGTTATGTAATAAGGTTTCTTTTCCTGGACCTTTTTCGAATTGTTGATTGATATATGAGTAATCTTTTTCTAACACAATATATTTATCTATTGCAGGTGATTTCCAACTTATTGTACTATTATGGCATGTGTGGAGTGGTTAAAGAGTTGTTGCTGAAGCGGTATTTTAGCAAGGTACATTAGTCCTAGTTTATTCAAAGGTTATGTCAATACAGAATGAGTGTTTATTGATTAGTTCTAATTGGTGATACCAGGAAGCTCGTGGTAATGCTCAAGTACCAGAATCGGATCTAGTCCAGGCATGCAAAAGAGTTAGTCCTTTACCTCatttataaatgtatttatttatgATATTCCCTCCGAACTAAAAAGACAAAAGAATTCCATTTTAGGTGTGCCAGaagatataaaattttatttttctggtTGTTGGTTGGTGTTAGTTAAACTATAAACTATCAAAATACCcttactaatatatatataatatgagtGTCACCACATGATATTAAACTCTCACATCAACTTGTTGACTGGATTATTCGATTCATGTAAATTACACTATTATTAACTCGTAATAACAcgataaagatattttttaggAAGAATATAGCAA is a window of Mercurialis annua linkage group LG2, ddMerAnnu1.2, whole genome shotgun sequence DNA encoding:
- the LOC126668821 gene encoding protein NDL2, which produces MGDSSDSSSSSVSIDVETLSGKEFFVKTRYGCVSVSVYGDQDKPALITYPDLALNYMSCFQGLFFCPEAYSLLLHNFCVYHINPPGHELGAAAISLDEPVLSVDDLADQILEILNYFGLGAVMCMGVTAGAYVLTLFAMKHRQRVLGLILISPLCQEPSWTEWLCNKVISNLLYYYGMCGVVKELLLKRYFSKEARGNAQVPESDLVQACKRLLDERQSSNVWRFLEALNGRPDISEGLRKLHCRSLIFVGENSPFHSEAVHMTSKLDRRYSALVEVQACGSMVTEEQPHAMLIPLEYFLMGYGMYRPPKLSVSPRSPLSPLCISPELLSPESMGLKLKPIKTRMNLQV